A DNA window from Flammeovirga agarivorans contains the following coding sequences:
- a CDS encoding DUF4178 domain-containing protein, whose product MDWPFSTLLIGGSLYMLYHQSQRLKNLPDLIFSKIGGVLPYKKNNTYEKNDDNYTYDPSRININDIQIGFLVDYNLNTYHAVDHIQYVLNKSHNEERIQLNSGIDELYLFKIKNTSNHSVKIGQKINIYAISDSLDTDIFLNQKPKSILRYKEKSYFRDKETRGSIYSFRTNKTVSKFVKWDYWDEERTHFLSIIQKDVKNFSAFYGKIVSDSAFSEILPKK is encoded by the coding sequence ATGGATTGGCCCTTCTCTACTCTGCTCATTGGAGGATCTTTATATATGTTATATCATCAATCACAAAGACTTAAGAACCTGCCTGATCTAATTTTCTCCAAAATTGGAGGAGTATTGCCTTATAAAAAGAATAATACTTACGAAAAGAATGATGATAATTATACCTATGACCCATCAAGAATTAATATTAATGATATTCAGATAGGTTTTCTTGTTGATTACAACCTCAATACTTACCACGCAGTAGATCACATACAGTACGTTCTTAATAAATCGCATAACGAAGAAAGAATACAATTAAATTCCGGTATTGATGAATTATATCTATTCAAGATTAAGAATACATCCAATCACTCTGTAAAAATTGGACAAAAGATAAATATCTATGCAATTTCTGACAGTCTAGATACTGACATCTTCTTAAACCAAAAACCTAAATCTATTCTGAGGTATAAAGAAAAATCCTATTTCAGAGATAAAGAAACCAGAGGAAGCATCTACTCTTTTAGAACAAATAAAACAGTATCGAAATTTGTGAAATGGGATTATTGGGATGAAGAAAGAACACACTTCTTAAGCATCATACAAAAGGATGTGAAAAACTTCAGTGCTTTTTATGGAAAGATAGTTTCAGATTCCGCTTTCTCTGAAATCTTGCCCAAGAAATAA
- the scpB gene encoding SMC-Scp complex subunit ScpB: MMDQTNIQSAIEAMIFISDEPISINEMIQVFDDIKEEGVEEEIVSKEDVLKAIDTLKRKYSHKNHSYELVQSGDGYCFMTKQKYSKIVNALLKNRSKKRLSKSALETLSIIAYRQPITKGEIEKIRGVGCDYAMKKLLSRELIKMKGKSDAIGRPMLYGTTDRFLEYFGINTLKDLPSPKEFKEEDLDPSLTDDQNTTTEQVTESEVTQ, translated from the coding sequence ATGATGGACCAAACAAATATTCAAAGTGCAATAGAAGCAATGATCTTCATCTCCGACGAACCAATTAGTATTAATGAAATGATACAGGTTTTTGATGATATAAAAGAAGAAGGAGTTGAAGAAGAGATCGTATCCAAAGAAGATGTATTAAAAGCAATTGATACATTAAAAAGAAAGTACAGTCATAAAAACCACTCGTACGAATTAGTTCAAAGTGGAGATGGTTATTGTTTTATGACTAAACAGAAATACAGTAAGATAGTCAATGCCTTGTTAAAAAATAGGTCAAAGAAAAGACTATCAAAATCTGCTTTGGAAACTTTGTCTATTATTGCTTACCGTCAGCCAATCACAAAAGGGGAGATTGAAAAGATTAGAGGAGTAGGTTGTGATTATGCAATGAAGAAACTTTTATCCAGAGAATTAATAAAGATGAAAGGGAAGTCTGATGCCATCGGTCGACCAATGCTTTATGGAACTACGGATAGGTTTCTTGAATATTTTGGGATTAATACTCTGAAAGATTTACCATCACCAAAAGAATTTAAAGAAGAAGACTTAGATCCATCATTAACTGATGATCAAAATACTACAACTGAACAAGTAACAGAAAGTGAAGTTACTCAATAA
- a CDS encoding bifunctional nuclease family protein, translated as MNKVRLEILGLSASHTSHGSFALVLGEKHGNRRLPIIIGMFEAQAIALEIEKISSNRPMTHDLFKSFALKLGASINHIQISNLKEGVFYADIHIITAEGEEVILDARPSDAVAIGIRFNAPIYAYENIMGEAGIQVEELEQDEVEHADDLEEDDELEIEDFEGLDEDEEEEVVAQDQEDETEYQNLSIDQLNALLQKAIDNEDYMKAASIRDEITKRG; from the coding sequence TTGAACAAAGTAAGATTAGAAATATTAGGGCTTTCAGCAAGCCATACATCGCATGGTTCTTTTGCTTTAGTACTTGGAGAAAAGCATGGAAACAGACGTTTGCCTATTATTATTGGTATGTTTGAAGCACAAGCTATTGCATTAGAAATTGAGAAAATTTCTTCAAACAGACCCATGACCCACGACTTATTTAAAAGCTTTGCATTAAAACTGGGAGCTTCGATTAATCACATTCAAATTTCCAACTTAAAGGAAGGAGTCTTTTATGCTGATATACATATCATTACAGCAGAAGGTGAAGAAGTGATATTAGATGCTAGACCTTCTGATGCTGTAGCTATTGGTATTCGATTTAATGCTCCTATTTATGCATATGAGAATATTATGGGTGAGGCAGGTATTCAGGTAGAAGAACTTGAACAGGATGAAGTAGAACATGCTGATGACCTGGAAGAAGATGATGAACTTGAGATTGAAGACTTTGAGGGGTTAGATGAAGACGAGGAAGAAGAAGTCGTTGCTCAAGACCAAGAAGATGAAACAGAATATCAAAATCTAAGTATTGATCAGCTCAACGCATTGTTGCAAAAAGCTATTGATAACGAAGATTATATGAAAGCAGCCTCGATTAGGGATGAAATTACTAAAAGAGGATAA
- a CDS encoding TraR/DksA family transcriptional regulator — protein sequence MAVEQVRYSAEELVEFEDLLRQKLDKTDRELEHLKQSIKKESSGQDSNHTGGKTLEDGADAFEKEQLNHYAARAMKYKQQLEKALVRIKNGTYGVCVDTGKLISKDRLRAVPHTQHSIEAKLKRN from the coding sequence ATGGCAGTTGAACAAGTACGATATTCAGCTGAGGAGTTAGTAGAGTTTGAAGACCTATTACGCCAAAAGCTAGATAAAACAGACAGAGAACTCGAGCACTTGAAGCAATCAATAAAAAAAGAATCAAGTGGTCAGGACTCTAATCACACTGGAGGGAAAACGTTAGAAGATGGTGCTGATGCTTTTGAGAAAGAACAGTTAAACCACTATGCTGCCCGAGCTATGAAATACAAGCAGCAGTTAGAAAAAGCGTTAGTCAGAATTAAAAATGGCACTTACGGGGTTTGTGTAGATACTGGAAAACTTATTTCTAAAGATAGATTAAGAGCCGTACCACATACACAACATTCCATTGAAGCGAAATTGAAAAGAAATTAA